One genomic region from Leptolyngbyaceae cyanobacterium JSC-12 encodes:
- a CDS encoding hypothetical protein (IMG reference gene:2510096599~PFAM: Methyltransferase domain): MVETLKLHIGGKEPHPDWKILDIEERPEVDFVGDAANLSQFADESVDQIYASHVLEHFFYNLDNELIRVLAEWKRVLKPGGQLLISVPDLRTLCWLYLNPNFEPIERYQIMRMMFGGQVNQYDVHKVGFDFDTLGMYLQEVGFEHYWQVTEFGLFQDCSSLRVLDTLISLNVVAQKTVESTASSD, from the coding sequence ATGGTTGAGACATTAAAGCTCCATATTGGTGGGAAAGAACCCCACCCAGATTGGAAAATTTTGGACATCGAGGAACGCCCAGAGGTCGATTTTGTTGGCGATGCTGCCAATCTAAGCCAGTTTGCAGATGAGTCTGTTGATCAAATTTATGCCAGCCATGTTTTAGAACACTTTTTTTACAATTTAGACAATGAATTGATTCGGGTTTTAGCCGAGTGGAAACGAGTCTTAAAACCTGGCGGGCAACTATTAATTAGTGTTCCTGATTTAAGGACGCTATGTTGGCTGTATCTCAATCCTAATTTTGAACCGATTGAGCGTTATCAAATCATGCGAATGATGTTTGGTGGGCAGGTGAATCAATACGATGTCCACAAAGTCGGGTTTGATTTTGACACTTTGGGAATGTATCTGCAAGAGGTGGGGTTTGAACATTACTGGCAGGTCACGGAATTTGGGCTGTTTCAGGATTGTAGTAGCCTGCGAGTGCTCGACACGTTAATTAGCCTGAACGTTGTGGCTCAAAAGACAGTGGAAAGCACGGCAAGCAGCGATTAG
- a CDS encoding lipoprotein signal peptidase (IMG reference gene:2510096597~PFAM: Signal peptidase (SPase) II~TIGRFAM: lipoprotein signal peptidase), translating into MFSNNRLFWTAALVGLVVDRLSKFLILFLFTLPLPPPETPKEELEKFTQELLPIIPGVFHLTYALNKGAAFSLFSNGVNWLRWLSFGVSIALLVLAWFGPRLSRWEQVGYGLILSGALGNGIDRFLWGYVVDFLNFKLIRFPIFNLADTFINIGLACLLIAAFKHPSRTPNGKESS; encoded by the coding sequence ATGTTCTCAAACAACCGTTTGTTTTGGACTGCTGCCCTAGTTGGCTTAGTAGTTGATCGCCTCTCTAAATTCCTGATTTTATTCCTGTTTACCTTACCATTGCCACCTCCTGAAACCCCCAAAGAAGAACTAGAAAAATTCACGCAAGAATTATTACCCATCATTCCTGGTGTGTTCCATCTCACCTATGCCTTAAATAAAGGAGCCGCTTTTAGCCTGTTCTCCAACGGAGTTAACTGGCTACGCTGGCTTTCATTTGGGGTCAGTATTGCCCTCCTGGTGTTGGCGTGGTTTGGTCCACGATTGAGCCGTTGGGAGCAAGTTGGTTACGGGTTGATTCTTTCTGGAGCGTTGGGAAATGGCATTGATCGCTTCCTCTGGGGCTATGTGGTTGATTTTCTCAACTTCAAACTCATCCGGTTTCCCATCTTTAATCTGGCAGATACATTTATCAACATCGGCTTAGCTTGTTTGTTAATTGCAGCGTTCAAGCATCCGTCCCGCACCCCGAATGGGAAGGAGTCATCATGA
- a CDS encoding hypothetical protein (IMG reference gene:2510096600) — protein MMNELGVGTNSEIEYRDRFPKHSAEMNDDIRNERRYSLTPIPMQQYG, from the coding sequence ATGATGAATGAATTAGGTGTAGGGACTAACTCAGAGATTGAATATCGCGATCGCTTTCCCAAACATTCTGCAGAAATGAACGACGATATTAGAAATGAACGACGATACAGTCTAACTCCAATACCGATGCAACAGTATGGTTGA
- a CDS encoding hypothetical protein (IMG reference gene:2510096598~PFAM: BioY family) → MTIWTELLWALIGLLLTIGGTFLEASIAVPSRDWGHQAIQTHSLGITYQFGAGLLVGCVGGKNAAVLSQIAYIMLGLTPWFPIFAKGGGLSYLREPSFGYLLGFIPAAFVCGYFAFKLLPRLESLAISCALGLLSMHITGILYLGILWLLRILPQAEVLKALLKFSVEPLPGQFAVVCAVTLLAYALRQMLFY, encoded by the coding sequence ATGACTATTTGGACTGAACTGCTATGGGCACTTATTGGCTTGCTTCTAACGATTGGTGGAACGTTTTTAGAAGCGTCGATCGCAGTACCCAGCCGAGACTGGGGACATCAGGCAATCCAAACTCACTCTCTAGGGATTACCTACCAATTTGGAGCAGGTTTATTAGTAGGCTGTGTAGGTGGCAAAAACGCCGCCGTTCTCTCCCAAATTGCTTACATCATGCTGGGGCTAACTCCGTGGTTTCCCATTTTTGCCAAAGGCGGTGGATTGAGTTACTTAAGAGAACCCAGCTTTGGTTATCTTCTGGGATTTATTCCGGCGGCATTTGTATGTGGCTACTTTGCCTTTAAACTGTTGCCGCGATTGGAGTCCCTGGCAATTAGTTGTGCCTTGGGTCTACTTAGTATGCACATCACTGGAATCCTGTACTTGGGCATCTTGTGGCTACTGCGCATTCTGCCCCAGGCTGAAGTGCTCAAAGCCCTCCTCAAGTTTTCGGTTGAACCATTACCAGGGCAATTTGCCGTGGTGTGTGCCGTGACTTTATTGGCGTATGCGCTGCGTCAAATGCTGTTTTACTAA
- a CDS encoding Holliday junction DNA helicase subunit RuvA (IMG reference gene:2510096601~PFAM: RuvA, C-terminal domain; RuvA N terminal domain~TIGRFAM: Holliday junction DNA helicase, RuvA subunit) codes for MIGYLKGTVASIQKTGNRVILTLDVNQVGYDVQIVPRILQQLPAIGEVMQIFTHLQIREDQVTLFGFGSAAERDLFRQLVSVSGVGPQLAVALLDTLGLQDLVQAIVAGNTRTLSRTPGVGSKTAERIALELRSKLAEWRQEAGVITVPSAGPVLNIQEDVEMTLLALGYSTSEISRALQAVGQSTTLSKRDNAEEWIRAAITWLSQ; via the coding sequence ATGATTGGTTATCTTAAAGGCACGGTTGCCAGCATTCAAAAAACTGGAAATCGCGTGATTTTAACGCTGGATGTTAATCAGGTGGGGTACGATGTGCAGATCGTGCCGCGGATCTTGCAACAGCTTCCAGCGATTGGCGAAGTAATGCAGATCTTTACCCATCTACAAATTCGAGAAGACCAGGTTACGTTGTTTGGGTTTGGCTCAGCGGCTGAACGAGATTTGTTTCGGCAACTGGTGAGTGTGAGTGGTGTTGGGCCCCAACTGGCAGTAGCGCTGTTAGATACATTGGGTTTGCAGGATCTAGTGCAGGCGATCGTGGCTGGTAACACTCGCACTCTATCTAGAACTCCTGGCGTTGGTAGCAAAACGGCAGAACGGATCGCACTGGAACTCCGCAGCAAACTGGCAGAGTGGCGGCAAGAAGCAGGAGTGATCACTGTACCATCGGCTGGACCTGTGCTGAATATCCAGGAAGATGTAGAAATGACGTTACTGGCGTTGGGCTATTCCACGAGTGAAATTTCGCGAGCATTGCAGGCTGTGGGACAAAGCACTACCCTTTCAAAACGAGACAATGCAGAGGAATGGATTCGAGCCGCGATCACTTGGCTAAGCCAATGA